One window of the Cryptomeria japonica chromosome 7, Sugi_1.0, whole genome shotgun sequence genome contains the following:
- the LOC131039843 gene encoding (R)-mandelonitrile lyase-like, whose amino-acid sequence MENLFLVISCLLILTNHQRLYYSAAMQNLEYPFPFMTFDAQKAASRTYDYIVVGGGTAGCPLAVTLSQHYSVLVLERGDSPYGNPEVEDKKGFFKILGNASEFPYVAEGFVSEDGVQLARARVLGGGTAINGGFYSRASLEYIRKMEWDEKLVNESYEWVEKSNAFKPNKLFQWSSAVKDAQLEGGVLPYNGYTLDHLEGTKISASSFDNNGRRHTAADLLKYANPDNIVVLLNATASRLLFNSSSGTHSFTFSCSPCSQRRGLDSLYTVLNILASYLQSLGFK is encoded by the exons ATGGAGAATCTATTCCTTGTGATTTCTTGCCTTCTGATTCTTACAAATCATCAGCGGCTATACTATTCAGCAGCCATGCAGAATTTGG AATACCCATTTCCGTTTATGACATTTGATGCTCAGAAGGCAGCTTCGagaacatatgattacattgtcGTTGGAGGAGGGACAGCAGGGTGTCCTCTGGCTGTAACTCTGTCACAGCATTATTCTGTTTTGGTATTGGAAAGGGGCGACTCTCCCTATGGAAATCCAGAAGTTGAAGACAAGAAAggctttttcaaaattttgggtaaCGCCAGTGAGTTCCCTTATGTCGCTGAGGGATTTGTCTCAGAAGATGGAGTGCAGTTGGCAAGAGCAAGAGTTCTGGGAGGTGGAACAGCCATCAACGGTGGCTTCTACAGCAGGGCAAGCCTTGAATATATTCGGAAGATGGAGTGGGATGAAAAGCTTGTAAATGAGTCCTATGAATGGGTGGAGAAGTCGAATGCGTTTAAACCAAACAAGCTTTTTCAGTGGAGTTCTGCTGTGAAGGATGCACAATTGGAAGGTGGAGTGCTTCCTTACAATGGGTATACTTTGGATCATTTGGAGGGCACCAAGATTAGTGCTTCATCTTTTGACAACAATGGAAGGAGACACACAGCCGCAGATCTTCTCAAATATGCAAATCCAGATAATATTGTAGTTCTTCTCAATGCTACAGCCAGTAGATTACTCTTCAATTCCTCATCAGGTACACACTCATTTACATTTTCATGTTCTCCCTGTTCTCAAAGGAGAGGTTTAGACAGCCTGTATACTGTGCTTAATATACTGGCCAGTTATTTGCAGAGCTTGGGTTTCAAGTAA